A section of the Apodemus sylvaticus chromosome 10, mApoSyl1.1, whole genome shotgun sequence genome encodes:
- the LOC127694135 gene encoding olfactory receptor 1361-like produces MSSINQSSVSEFLLLGLSRQPQQKQLLFLLFLIMYLATVLGNLLIILAISTDSRLHTPMYFFLSNLSFVDVCFSSTTVPKVLTNYILGNQAISFSGCLTQLYFFCVFGDMDNFVLAMMAYDRFVAICNPLHYTTKMTHQFCALLVVGSWVVANLNCLLHTLLMAQLSFCGDNIIPHFFCDVTPLLKLSCSDTHLNELMIFTEGAVIMVTPFVCILISYLHITYAVLRVSSTGQRWKAFSTCGSHLAVVFLFYGTIIAVYFNPSSSHSAGRDMAAAMMYTVVTPMLNPFIYSLRNRDMKGALRKVLTMVFPSKQ; encoded by the coding sequence ATGAGCAGCATCAACCAGTCGAGTGTCTCTGAGTTCCTCCTCCTGGGACTCTCCAGGCAGCCCCAGCAGAAGCAGctcctcttcttgctcttcctCATCATGTACCTGGCCACTGTCCTTGGAAACCTGCTCATCATCCTGGCCATCAGCACAGACTCCCGcctgcacacccccatgtacttcttcctcagcaacCTGTCCTTTGTGGATGTCTGCTTCTCCTCCACCACTGTCCCCAAGGTATTGACCAACTACATACTTGGGAATCAGGCCATTTCCTTTTCTGGGTGTTTAACACAGTTgtattttttctgtgtatttggtgACATGGACAATTTTGTGCTAGCTATGATGGCCTATGACCGGTTTGTAGCCATATGCAACCCTTTACACTACACAACAAAAATGACCCATCAATTCTGTGCCCTTCTTGTTGTGGGGTCATGGGTGGTAGCCAACCTGAATTGTCTGTTGCATACACTGCTCATGGCTCAACTTTCCTTCTGTGGGGACAACATCATCCCCCACTTCTTCTGTGATGTGACTCCCCTCCTGAAACTCTCCTGCTCAGACACACATCTCAATGAGCTAATGATTTTTACAGAGGGAGCTGTGATCATGGTCACCCCATTTGTCTGCATCCTGATCTCCTACCTCCACATCACTTATGCTGTTCTGAGAGTTTCATCCACAGGACAAAGATGGAAAGCCTTCTCCACCTGTGGCTCCCACCTGGCTGTGGTCTTCCTCTTCTATGGCACCATCATTGCTGTGTATTTCAACCCCTCATCCTCTCACTCAGCTGGGAGGGACATGGCAGCTGCCATGATGTACACAGTGGTGACCCCCATGCTGAACCctttcatctacagcctgaggaacagggACATGAAAGGGGCTTTAAGGAAAGTGCTTACCATGGTATTTCCATCTAAGCAGTAA